Proteins encoded together in one Prunus dulcis chromosome 3, ALMONDv2, whole genome shotgun sequence window:
- the LOC117620918 gene encoding senescence-associated carboxylesterase 101-like: MSNQFSSGLELANVLLTSEPLHQSWDAIQNDKQKVNPNAQPTLHINTTQQANLTIITFLTSPMSLRGQEGLILSSTFKERNLPDFGFLLNKSNPSFSLNEAAINLFASRLDELRLLKTEISRSNSLVIITGYSMGGCVATLFTLWLLESLNLSKAKRPLCITFSSPLIGDEHFRKCVSQFSAWTSCFLHVASIQDPVPKLFLSPNPTAFGTGTKVGAYKPFGTFLLCSDSGCACFEDPDLILELVAANSQGDQTQYPNVGIQFFDYGQLLERLKLKAFCKDVFELAESDRVPLKASIITQLAAIFGVPPSQALQQKQLNSLIKKMETHEYKLAIQKTRTSNAAKKINDMKVNMAYLEWYKKESKDREIGYYDVYKNKHNRADFNVQEFKKKLSNYWQDLVEEVENRPQKEGAALRTRWLMGGTNYRRMMEPLHIAEYYKDKDGKNYIEERPKHFILLEKWFEEEEERKVAERIRRGETVEDGPSKSKAQNVASSLTDDSCFWAHVEEALILCNQLEKGQPSFQEREQCKQKLIEFEKYVLDALKNFAVTPDIFLKYSSFMAWWKQYNKIVRSSTQLGRIMTDGTYRNYEKGVKVVFEPL, encoded by the exons atgagcaaTCA ATTTAGCAGCGGCCTAGAATTAGCAAATGTGCTGTTGACCTCTGAACCCCTACACCAGTCATGGGATGCAATTCAGAACGATAAGCAGAAGGTCAATCCAAATGCACAACCAACCTTACACATTAATACAACCCAACAAGCAAATCTTACCATCATAACTTTTCTTACTTCACCCATGTCTTTGAGGGGACAAGAAGGCTTGATTTTGTCATCAACTTTTAAGGAAAGAAATCTCCCTGACTTTGGATTTTTGCTCAACAAAAGCAACCCAAGTTTCTCCCTCAATGAAGCTGCAATCAACCTCTTTGCCTCTCGTTTGGATGAGCTCCGTCTTCTGAAAACTGAG ATTAGCAGATCAAATTCATTAGTAATTATCACTGGATACTCTATGGGAGGCTGTGTGGCTACGCTCTTCACCTTATGGCTGCTAGAAAGCCTCAACTTATCAAAAGCCAAACGCCCCCTTTGCATTACTTTCAGTTCACCCCTTATTGGTGACGAACACTTCCGAAAATGTGTTTCACAATTCTCAGCATGGACTTCTTGCTTCTTGCATGTAGCCTCTATCCAAGATCCTGTACCTAAACTCTTCCTATCCCCAAATCCAACTGCTTTTGGAACCGGTACTAAAGTTGGTGCTTATAAGCCTTTTGGAACATTCCTGTTGTGCTCTGATTCTGGTTGTGCTTGCTTTGAGGACCCagatttgattttggagttgGTGGCAGCCAACTCTCAGGGTGATCAGACCCAATATCCTAATGTGGGGATTCAGTTTTTTGATTATGGACAGCTCTTGGAACGTCTCAAGCTCAAGGCATTTTGTAAAGATGTCTTTGAGTTGGCTGAAAGCGATAGAGTTCCACTTAAAGCTAGCATTATCACACAACTGGCAGCAATATTTGGAGTTCCCCCATCACAG GCATTGCAACAGAAACAACTCAATAGTCTGATAAAGAAGATGGAAACACATGAATATAAATTAGCAATACAGAAGACGAGGACTTCCAATGCCGCCAAGAAAATTAATGATATGAAAGTGAACATGGCCTACCTTGAGTGGTACAAGAAGGAGTCAAAAGATAGGGAAATTGGATACTATGACGTGTACAAAAACAAGCATAACAGGGCTGACTTCAACGTCCAAGAGTTTAAGAAGAAGCTGTCGAATTACTGGCAGGACTTGGTTGAAGAAGTAGAGAATAGGCCCCAGAAAGAAGGAGCTGCCTTACGAACCCGTTGGCTTATGGGAGGTACAAACTACAGAAGGATGATGGAACCACTTCACATTGCAGAGTACTACAAGGACAAGGATGGGAAAAACTACATAGAGGAAAGGCCTAAGCATTTCATTCTGTTGGAGAAATGGTTcgaggaagaggaggaaaggAAGGTAGCAGAGAGAATTAGAAGAGGGGAGACAGTTGAAGACGGTCCAAGCAAGTCAAAAGCACAGAACGTGGCTTCTAGTCTGACTGATGATTCTTGTTTTTGGGCACATGTTGAGGAGGCTCTTATCTTATGCAATCAGCTGGAGAAGGGACAACCGAGTTTTCAAGAAAGGGAACAATGCAAGCAAAAGTTGATAGAGTTTGAGAAGTATGTGTTGGATGCCCTCAAGAATTTTGCAGTAACCCctgatattttcttgaagtATAGCAGCTTTATGGCATGGTGGAAGCAGTATAATAAAATTGTGCGAAGCTCAACACAGCTGGGTCGTATCATGACGGATGGCACGTACCGCAATTATGAGAAAGGAGTGAAGGTGGTTTTCGAACCTCTATAA
- the LOC117620917 gene encoding GPI ethanolamine phosphate transferase 1, translating into MGGGERKVGEGSNVKANAKRRRRTWLKRKEKWLVVLGVVLHAVYMLSIFDIYFKSPIVHGMDLVTPRFKAPAKRLVLLVADGLRADKFFESDSEGKFRAPFLRSVIEEKGRWGVSHARPPTESRPGHVSIIAGFYEDPSAVTKGWKANPVEFDSVFNRSRHTFSYGSPDIVPIFCAGLPHTTWNSYPHDFEDFATDASFLDEWSFDQFKGLLNRSKEDPKLKELLLQDNLVVFLHLLGCDSNGHAHRPFSSIYLNNVAVVDSIAERVYNLLEDYYRDNRTSYVFTADHGMHDKGSHGDGHPTNTDTPLVVWGAGVKQPKLVSSSNHSDCGFRFVDEHMHDTPTPTEWGLHGIERVDVNQADIAPLMSTLLGLPCPVNSVGSLPLDYIDMIKEDEVEAVVANTKQILNQFLRKSQTKQSNSLYFKPFKPLGDYSSLLDKIEDLISIRDYAAARKLSEDLRVLALQGLHYFQTYDWLMLMTVIILGYIGWMTYIVLHVLQSYTSLAGYMFRKEQADHQTDNTRKVQLCGCLLLGLLCIILFKEHSPPLYHAYTSMTVFLWTQIFSEYRFIKALWKELYGRRINYFAKILATGVFSVFILEFLVNSFTQRKLYTWCFLVSGVISFLYLLKLIPWRSGVPIFVCVACWFLSVFTLMPAEIPDNNRLVIGSGVMIIMIGVAARLLDLHTEGNKYWLSICNHDKKQPKFPMLFQLQALLVGLSSVMVSISTSHRTQKQELLALHQITNWSIAGISIVLPLFSANGLLSRLTSIFLGFAPTFLLLSIGYEAVFYGALALALMAWILVENTLIYSSKVNRLSSSFNNMEDNVILDGRYLQLSDVRIPLIFMVLFNVAFFGTGNFASIASFEISSVYRFITVFSPFLMAALLIFKLFIPFLLVICVFSAITKLNRLPRLGCYFLVILFSDVMTMHFFFLVRNTGSWMEIGNSISHFGIVSAQVVFVLLLFAVTNIYTKDINIGSVDRSSRKAM; encoded by the exons ATGGGTGGTGGAGAGAGAAAGGTAGGAGAAGGAAGCAACGTGAAAGCAAACgcgaagagaagaagaaggacaTGGCtgaagaggaaagagaaatgGCTTGTAGTACTTGGCGTTGTTCTGCACGCCGTTTATATGCTCAGCATTTTCGACATCTACTTCAAGTCCCCCATTGTTCATGGCATGGATCTCGTTACCCCTCGTTTCAAAGCCCCTGCAAAACGCCTCGTTTTACTCGTCG CTGATGGTCTGCGAGCTGACAAATTCTTTGAGTCCGATTCTGAAGGAAAGTTTAGAGCTCCATTTTTAAGAAGCGTGATCGAAGAGAAGGGTCGGTGGGGAGTTTCACATGCTCGTCCCCCCACTGAGTCAAGGCCTGGACATGTTTCTATAATTGCTGGGTTCTATGAAGATCCCAGTGCTGTTACGAAAG GCTGGAAAGCTAATCCTGTTGAATTTGATTCGGTATTTAACCGAAGCCGGCATACTTTCTCTTATGGTAGTCCTGACATAGTTCCAATCTTCTGTGCTGGCTTGCCTCACACCACCTGGAACAGTTACCCTCATGACTTTGAAGACTTCGCTACTG ATGCTTCCTTTCTGGATGAGTGGTCTTTTGATCAATTTAAGGGACTTCTGAATAGGTCCAAAGAAGACCCGAAGTTGAAGGAGTTACTTTTACAGGATAATCTTGTCGTATTTTTGCACCTACTTGGCTGTGATTCAAATGGTCATGCGCATAGGCCCTTTTCGTCCATTTATCTCAATAATGTTGCGGTTGTTGACAGTATAGCTGAAAGGGTTTACAATCTTCTTGAGGATTATTACAGGGACAATCGTACATCATACGTATTTACTGCTGATCATGGAATGCATGACAAAG GAAGCCATGGAGATGGGCATCCTACAAACACTGATACTCCCCTTGTTGTTTGGGGAGCAGGTGTTAAACAGCCCAAGCTAGTCTCCAGCAGCAATCATTCTGATTGTGGCTTTCGTTTTGTTGATGAACATATGCATGACACGCCAACACCTACAGAATGGGGCCTTCATGGCATTGAAAGGGTGGATGTTAATCAAGCAGATATTGCACCTCTCATG TCAACTCTTCTTGGTCTGCCATGTCCTGTAAACTCGGTTGGAAGTTTACCCCTTGATTACATAGACATGATAAAG GAAGATGAAGTTGAAGCTGTGGTTGCCAACACGAAGCAAATTCTCAACCAGTTTCTTCGGAAATCAC AGACGAAGCAGTCAAATTCGTTATATTTCAAGCCTTTCAAACCACTGGGCGATTATTCCTCCCTATTGGATAAGATTGAGGATCTAATATCTATTCGAGACTATGCAGCTGCAAGGAAGTTGTCTGAAGATCTCCGAGTCTTGGCGCTGCAAGGACTTCACTATTTTCAAACTTACGATTGGCTGATGCTCATGACTGTAATTATTCTTGGGTATATTGGTTGGATGACCTATATTGTTCTCCATGTGCTGCAATCTTATACTTCATTGGCAGGGTATATGTTTAGAAAGGAGCAAGCAGATCACCAGACAGATAATACCAGAAAA GTACAACTTTGTGGATGCCTTCTTCTGGGACTACTTTGTATTATACTGTTTAAGGAGCATTCTCCTCCTCTTTACCATGCATACACATCAATGACAGTATTTCTGTGGACACAAATCTTTAGTGAATATCGGTTCATCAAAGCATTATGGAAAGAGTTATATGGAAGAAGAATCAATTACTTTGCTAAAATTCTAGCCACTGGTGTTTTCTCAGTATTCATTCTTGAATTCCTG GTGAATAGCTTTACTCAGAGGAAGCTATACACTTGGTGTTTCCTGGTTTCTGGGGTCATATCCTtcctttatcttttaaaattgATTCCTTGGAGATCTGGCGTACCAATCTTTGTTTGTGTTGCATGTTGGTTCTTGTCTGTATTTACTTTGATGCCAGCAGAAATTCCCGATAATAATCGTCTAGT GATTGGGAGTGGAGTTATGATTATTATGATAGGAGTAGCTGCTAGGTTGCTAGATCTGCATACTGAAGGAAACAAGTACTGGCTAAGTATCTGCAATCATGACAAGAAGCAACCTAAATTTCCCATGCTCTTTCAGTTACAG GCTCTTTTGGTTGGATTATCATCCGTGATGGTGTCAATATCAACCTCGCATAGAACACAGAAGCAAGAACTACTTGCTTTGCACCAGATTACAAATTGGTCCATTGCTG GTATCTCGATTGTACTTCCATTATTTTCCGCAAATGGTCTCTTGTCCCGGCTTACTTCCATATTTCTTGGTTTTGCGCCCACATTCCTTCTATTATCTATTGG ATATGAAGCTGTCTTCTACGGTGCTCTGGCTCTTGCGCTCATGGCTTGGATACTAGTTGAAAACACACTTATTTACTCGAGTAAGGTGAACAGGTTGTCAAGCTCCTTTAACAATATGGAAGATAATGTCATACTTGATGGTAGATACTTGCAGCTGTCTGATGTGCGAATTCCATTAATCTTT ATGGTTTTATTTAATGTTGCCTTCTTTGGAACGGGTAATTTTGCAAGTATCGCAAGCTTTGAGATTTCATCTGTCTATCGATTTATTACCGTCTTCAGT CCGTTTCTTATGGCCGCCTTACTTATCTTCAAGTTATTCATTCCATTCCTGCTCGTCAT ATGTGTATTCAGTGCAATAACAAAACTAAACCGACTTCCACGGTTGGGATGCTATTTCCTCGTTATTTTGTTCTCGGATGTAATGACTATGCATTTCTTCTTCCTG GTCCGAAATACAGGAAGTTGGATGGAAATTGGTAACAGCATCAGCCATTTTGGAATCGTGAGTGCTCAAGTAGTCTTTGTGCTGTTGCTTTTTGCCGTCACAAATATATACACAAAAGATATCAATATTGGTTCAGTGGACCGGTCCTCTCGGAAAGCAATGTAA
- the LOC117620588 gene encoding gibberellin-regulated protein 14-like, whose product MYKMDFKAMLLLFASVLLVSAEVSSNHGPHDQELNIKDRHVRYGNLRKWNPLFRAPPSPRQMNEAAPTGVLVVMPLSASRVKTNRDCVPLCDKRCKIETNKIICRRSCMACCDRCKCVPPGDYGSNMNKCGKCYTGMNYHGHKCP is encoded by the exons atgtacAAAATGGATTTCAAAGCTATGCTTCTTCTGTTTGCCTCTGTTCTCTTAGTTTCTGCTGAg GTCTCATCAAATCATGGTCCTCATGATCAGGAACTCAACATAAAG GATCGGCATGTACGCTACGGTAATTTACGTAAATGGAATCCACTATTCAGGGCACCACCATCGCCACGTCAAATGAATGAAGCGGCTCCTACCGGAGTACTTGTGGTCATGCCACTTAGTGCTTCCCGAGTTAAGACCAACAGGG ATTGCGTCCCGTTGTGTGACAAGAGGTGCAAAATAGAAACAAATAAGATTATCTGCAGGAGATCATGCATGGCATGCTGTGATCGCTGCAAATGTGTTCCTCCGGGAGATTATGGTAGCAACATGAACAAATGTGGCAAATGCTACACCGGTATGAACTACCACGGACACAAGTgcccttga
- the LOC117620645 gene encoding vegetative cell wall protein gp1-like isoform X1: protein MAFKAMLLLATILLVTARVSSDDHPEKNAKFWGLFPWEDWDEPPLNIPIPIPTQSPPPPPPPAKPAAPVKAPAPVPPPAKAPAPAPVYPPPSAPSRKKDGDDSFFPGGGVIPPFVPVPPVFPIVPPVPISGGGTRSPCTTGPPPSTKPSPSPDTKTPNNSRQCTCAPPVPVVKNPNPNPQIKAPPAPPSPITSPSTPPSPLPKRATAPPLPPKNKGPPPPLPSDEEEGAPEEAPAPSPKPLGKAPPPIPLAKAPLPPPPPKIKAAPASSSKPCPKAPPPKPLVDAPAPKPNRVPKAPPPRPNRVPKVPAAQPPQKGPRRPNGERRAPAPKMDRLRKAPAPEPLLNEPAPILLR, encoded by the exons ATGGCTTTCAAAGCTATGCTTCTGCTTGCTACTATTCTCTTAGTTACTGCAAGG GTTTCCTCAGATGATCATCCAGAGAAAAACGCAAAGTTTTGGGGG CTATTTCCTTGGGAGGATTGGGATGAACCACCATTGAATATCCCAATCCCAATACCGACACAATctccaccaccgccaccacctccAGCCAAACCAGCGGCTCCGGTGAAGGCACCGGCTCCAGTTCCACCTCCAGCGAAAGCACCTGCACCAGCTCCTGTGTACCCA CCACCTTCGGCTCCGTCTCGGAAAAAGGACGGCGATGACTCCTTTTTCCCAGGAGGAGGCGTTATCCCACCGTTCGTTCCCGTTCCACCGGTCTTCCCAATTGTACCGCCTGTTCCAATATCGGGCGGCGGAACCCGGAGCCCGTGCACAACTGGTCCCCCTCCCAGCACCAAACCGTCACCCTCACCCGACACCAAAACTCCAAACAACTCCCGTCAATGCACGTGCGCTCCTCCAGTTCCAGTAGTGAAgaaccctaaccctaatccTCAGATCAAGGCCCCGCCTGCTCCACCCTCTCCCATCACGTCCCCATCCACTCCACCATCACCACTTCCCAAAAGGGCAACGGCGCCGCCTTTACCTCCGAAGAATAAGGGACCGCCTCCACCACTACCGTCGGACGAGGAGGAGGGAGCACCGGAGGAGGCACCAGCTCCCTCGCCAAAACCTCTGGGGAAAGCACCACCTCCAATACCTCTAGCGAAAGCACCGCTGCCGCCTCCACCTCCGAAGATTAAGGCGGCACCAGCTTCCTCCTCAAAACCTTGTCCGAAAGCACCGCCTCCGAAACCTCTGGTGGACGCACCTGCTCCGAAACCTAATCGGGTGCCCAAAGCACCCCCTCCGAGGCCTAATCGGGTGCCCAAAGTACCAGCTGCACAACCTCCACAAAAAGGACCTAGGAGACCTAATGGGGAACGGAGAGCACCTGCTCCAAAAATGGATCGGTTGCGAAAAGCACCCGCCCCAGAACCGCTCCTGAATGAACCGGCTCCGATATTGTTACGCTGA
- the LOC117620645 gene encoding vegetative cell wall protein gp1-like isoform X2, whose protein sequence is MAFKAMLLLATILLVTARVSSDDHPEKNAKFWGPPSAPSRKKDGDDSFFPGGGVIPPFVPVPPVFPIVPPVPISGGGTRSPCTTGPPPSTKPSPSPDTKTPNNSRQCTCAPPVPVVKNPNPNPQIKAPPAPPSPITSPSTPPSPLPKRATAPPLPPKNKGPPPPLPSDEEEGAPEEAPAPSPKPLGKAPPPIPLAKAPLPPPPPKIKAAPASSSKPCPKAPPPKPLVDAPAPKPNRVPKAPPPRPNRVPKVPAAQPPQKGPRRPNGERRAPAPKMDRLRKAPAPEPLLNEPAPILLR, encoded by the exons ATGGCTTTCAAAGCTATGCTTCTGCTTGCTACTATTCTCTTAGTTACTGCAAGG GTTTCCTCAGATGATCATCCAGAGAAAAACGCAAAGTTTTGGGGG CCACCTTCGGCTCCGTCTCGGAAAAAGGACGGCGATGACTCCTTTTTCCCAGGAGGAGGCGTTATCCCACCGTTCGTTCCCGTTCCACCGGTCTTCCCAATTGTACCGCCTGTTCCAATATCGGGCGGCGGAACCCGGAGCCCGTGCACAACTGGTCCCCCTCCCAGCACCAAACCGTCACCCTCACCCGACACCAAAACTCCAAACAACTCCCGTCAATGCACGTGCGCTCCTCCAGTTCCAGTAGTGAAgaaccctaaccctaatccTCAGATCAAGGCCCCGCCTGCTCCACCCTCTCCCATCACGTCCCCATCCACTCCACCATCACCACTTCCCAAAAGGGCAACGGCGCCGCCTTTACCTCCGAAGAATAAGGGACCGCCTCCACCACTACCGTCGGACGAGGAGGAGGGAGCACCGGAGGAGGCACCAGCTCCCTCGCCAAAACCTCTGGGGAAAGCACCACCTCCAATACCTCTAGCGAAAGCACCGCTGCCGCCTCCACCTCCGAAGATTAAGGCGGCACCAGCTTCCTCCTCAAAACCTTGTCCGAAAGCACCGCCTCCGAAACCTCTGGTGGACGCACCTGCTCCGAAACCTAATCGGGTGCCCAAAGCACCCCCTCCGAGGCCTAATCGGGTGCCCAAAGTACCAGCTGCACAACCTCCACAAAAAGGACCTAGGAGACCTAATGGGGAACGGAGAGCACCTGCTCCAAAAATGGATCGGTTGCGAAAAGCACCCGCCCCAGAACCGCTCCTGAATGAACCGGCTCCGATATTGTTACGCTGA
- the LOC117620539 gene encoding uncharacterized protein LOC117620539 isoform X1, which produces MALKAFLLLFFAILLVTTMVSSQDDPEEELKAKSKVRPTTPKAKTPPKGRSPPAPKGGKGGKTKPFPKSSPSPALDEPYPPFDEHNDDELTPPLPVANKVKVDGMVNPLNKSVSSIGN; this is translated from the exons ATGGCTCTCAAAGcgttcctcctcctcttcttcgcTATTCTCCTAGTTACTACAATG GTTTCGTCTCAAGACGATCCTGAAGAAGAACTCAAGGCAAAGAGTAAAGTTAGA CCAACGACGCCAAAAGCAAAGACACCACCGAAAGGCAGGTCACCACCAGCACCAAAAGGTGGCAAGGGAGGCAAGACCAAGCCATTCCCCAAGTCGTCGCCTTCACCGGCACTGGACGAGCCTTATCCTCCATTTGACGAGCATAACGACGATGAGCTAACTCCACCACTTCCAGTAGCTAACAAGGTAAAG GTGGACGGTATGGTGAACCCGTTAAACAAATCAGTCTCGTCAATTGGCAATTGA
- the LOC117620539 gene encoding uncharacterized protein LOC117620539 isoform X2 yields MALKAFLLLFFAILLVTTMVSSQDDPEEELKAKSKVRPTTPKAKTPPKGRSPPAPKGGKGGKTKPFPKSSPSPALDEPYPPFDEHNDDELTPPLPVANKVDGMVNPLNKSVSSIGN; encoded by the exons ATGGCTCTCAAAGcgttcctcctcctcttcttcgcTATTCTCCTAGTTACTACAATG GTTTCGTCTCAAGACGATCCTGAAGAAGAACTCAAGGCAAAGAGTAAAGTTAGA CCAACGACGCCAAAAGCAAAGACACCACCGAAAGGCAGGTCACCACCAGCACCAAAAGGTGGCAAGGGAGGCAAGACCAAGCCATTCCCCAAGTCGTCGCCTTCACCGGCACTGGACGAGCCTTATCCTCCATTTGACGAGCATAACGACGATGAGCTAACTCCACCACTTCCAGTAGCTAACAAG GTGGACGGTATGGTGAACCCGTTAAACAAATCAGTCTCGTCAATTGGCAATTGA
- the LOC117622368 gene encoding gibberellin-regulated protein 14-like codes for MAASKAILLLLAALLFVTTRASSSSLEHHEELKLKAAYSKVLVPAPAPPKLPIVKAPAPPPLVKAPAPPPLVKAPAPPVPVIKAPAPPPVPVIKPPSPSPVPVIKPPTPPPAPVVKPPTPPTPVSPLPPVKPPTYPPLPPVKSKEDCIPLCDKRCQLHSRKRVCMRACMTCCDRCRCVPPGTFGNRERCGKCYTDMVTHGNRSKCP; via the exons ATGGCTGCTTCCAAAGCAATTCTCCTTCTACTTGCTGCTCTTCTCTTTGTTACTACAAGG gcttcttcttcatcacttGAGCACCATGAAGAACTGAAGTTAAag gCTGCTTATTCCAAAGTCCTAGTACCTGCACCAGCTCCTCCTAAGCTTCCAATAGTCAAGGCACCGGCTCCACCACCCCTGGTCAAGGCACCGGCTCCACCACCCCTGGTCAAGGCTCCAGCTCCACCTGTTCCAGTGATCAAGGCTCCAGCTCCACCACCTGTTCCAGTGATCAAGCCACCCAGTCCATCACCAGTTCCAGTGATCAAGCCGCCCACTCCACCACCAGCTCCAGTTGTCAAGCCACCCACTCCACCAACTCCTGTCAGTCCTCTGCCCCCAGTGAAGCCACCCACTTACCCACCACTGCCCCCAGTCAAATCCAAAGAGG ATTGCATCCCTTTGTGTGACAAGAGGTGCCAATTGCACTCAAGGAAGAGAGTCTGCATGAGAGCTTGCATGACATGCTGTGACCGCTGCAGATGTGTTCCTCCCGGAACTTTTGGCAACCGGGAAAGATGTGGCAAGTGCTACACTGATATGGTCACCCATGGGAACAGAAGCAAGTGCCCTTGA
- the LOC117622938 gene encoding uncharacterized protein LOC117622938 isoform X1 codes for MDRAQKAQKAQFNALCIISHKPTTLVLLRPVAGYCFGGRTEKSERLKDKTHPKQMATVSVSAFSSLASLRTRNHSHSLAIPIPSPTLSFRNVSTSFQRLTHKDQRSRIPTIIRAVEEETLIPVEEEEQKQEEPASSEQQEQPVSVPVSPSDTLTMLFQADGTMSDAAIPSVTKALEETQGITNLKVEVVEGIATVELTKQTTVQATGVASSLVETIQSSGFKLQTLNLSFDEEEEIAV; via the exons ATGGATAGGGCGCAAAAGGCCCAAAAGGCCCAATTTAATGCGCTTTGCATCATCTCGCACAAACCAACTACACTCGTTCTTCTCAGACCAGTGGCTGGATATTGCTTTGGTGGGAGAACAGAGAAGTCAGAAAGATTGAAAGATAAAACTCACCCAAAACAAATGGCCACGGTTTCAGTCTCAGCATTCTCATCTCTGGCCTCGCTCCGTACACGCAATCATTCCCATTCCCTTGCAATTCCCATTCCTTCTCCAACCCTTTCGTTCCGAAACGTTTCCACCTCTTTCCAGCGTTTAACGCACAAGGACCAGAGGTCCCGTATACCCACAATTATACGGGCAGTCGAAGAGGAAACCCTAATTccagttgaagaagaagagcaaaaacaagaagaacccGCCAGCAGCGAGCAACAGGAACAGCCCGTTTCGGTCCCCGTTTCGCCCTCCGACACTCTAACCATGCTCTTTCAG GCAGATGGAACAATGAGTGACGCCGCTATCCCTTCAGTAACCAAAGCCTTAGAG GAAACTCAAGGTATTACCAACTTaaaagttgaagttgttgaggGTATTGCAACTGTTGAG ttgacaaaacaaacaacagTACAAGCTACTGGGGTGGCTTCCAGTTTGGTTGAGACCATACAGAGTTCAGGATTTAAGCTACAAACATTGAATTTGAGCTTTGACGAAGAAGAGGAAATTGCTGTATAG
- the LOC117622938 gene encoding uncharacterized protein LOC117622938 isoform X2 — MDRAQKAQKAQFNALCIISHKPTTLVLLRPVAGYCFGGRTEKSERLKDKTHPKQMATVSVSAFSSLASLRTRNHSHSLAIPIPSPTLSFRNVSTSFQRLTHKDQRSRIPTIIRAVEEETLIPVEEEEQKQEEPASSEQQEQPVSVPVSPSDTLTMLFQADGTMSDAAIPSVTKALEETQVDKTNNSTSYWGGFQFG; from the exons ATGGATAGGGCGCAAAAGGCCCAAAAGGCCCAATTTAATGCGCTTTGCATCATCTCGCACAAACCAACTACACTCGTTCTTCTCAGACCAGTGGCTGGATATTGCTTTGGTGGGAGAACAGAGAAGTCAGAAAGATTGAAAGATAAAACTCACCCAAAACAAATGGCCACGGTTTCAGTCTCAGCATTCTCATCTCTGGCCTCGCTCCGTACACGCAATCATTCCCATTCCCTTGCAATTCCCATTCCTTCTCCAACCCTTTCGTTCCGAAACGTTTCCACCTCTTTCCAGCGTTTAACGCACAAGGACCAGAGGTCCCGTATACCCACAATTATACGGGCAGTCGAAGAGGAAACCCTAATTccagttgaagaagaagagcaaaaacaagaagaacccGCCAGCAGCGAGCAACAGGAACAGCCCGTTTCGGTCCCCGTTTCGCCCTCCGACACTCTAACCATGCTCTTTCAG GCAGATGGAACAATGAGTGACGCCGCTATCCCTTCAGTAACCAAAGCCTTAGAG GAAACTCAAG ttgacaaaacaaacaacagTACAAGCTACTGGGGTGGCTTCCAGTTTGGTTGA